From one Triticum aestivum cultivar Chinese Spring chromosome 4B, IWGSC CS RefSeq v2.1, whole genome shotgun sequence genomic stretch:
- the LOC123094623 gene encoding ferroptosis suppressor protein 1, which translates to MLRCDGDRVVIVGGGIAGALLAKTLQNHADVVLIDPKEYFEIPWVNVRAKLDPTVVERTVIPHADYLTDAKVVTAKAVGVDDSVVLTSIGRTVGYDFLVIATGRTCTRPQSRPERLEMFHRDKDRIAAASSVLIIGGGPIGVELAAEIIMDSPDKRVTLVHGGPRLLMVMSPRASAKALEWLRSKNVTVLLDQTIDVDLAGTGDGHDGQRDFTTSAGETVSADCHFVCTGRPVASGWLRGTFLGEYIDAEGRLVVDEHLRVGRLKNVFAIGDITDVPEAKQGYLAQRHAMVVSRNLRLLLRSAGPEHKLHRYKASKAAITVTLGRRDAVSELPFMSLVGHIPGVVKPRDLYVSRTRRMMGIKGSRNGES; encoded by the exons ATGCTGCGGTGCGACGGCGACCGCGTCGTCATTGTCGGCGGTGGCATCGCCGGCGCCCTCCTCGCCAAGACGCTCCAAAACCACGCCGACGTGGTCCTCATCGACCc GAAGGAGTACTTCGAGATCCCGTGGGTGAACGTGCGCGCCAAGCTGGACCCGACGGTGGTGGAGCGCACCGTGATCCCGCACGCGGACTACCTCACCGACGCCAAGGTAGTGACGGCCAAGGCGGTCGGCGTCGATGACTCCGTCGTTCTCACCTCCATCGGTCGTACCGTCGGCTACGACTTCCTGGTCATCGCCACGGGCCGCACCTGCACCCGCCCCCAGAGCCGCCCCGAGCGACTCGAGATGTTCCACCGCGACAAGGACCGgatcgccgccgcgagctccgtgcTCATCATCGGCGGCGGGCCCATCGGGGTCGAACTCGCGGCGGAGATCATCATGGACAGCCCCGACAAGCGCGTCACCCTCGTCCACGGCGGGCCTCGGCTGCTCATGGTGATGAGCCCCCGCGCGTCGGCCAAGGCGCTCGAGTGGCTCCGGTCGAAGAACGTCACCGTGCTGCTGGACCAGACCATCGACGTAGACCTCGCCGGCACCGGTGATGGTCACGACGGACAGCGCGACTTCACGACGTCCGCCGGGGAGACGGTGTCCGCCGACTGCCACTTCGTGTGCACGGGCCGGCCCGTCGCGTCCGGGTGGCTGCGGGGCACCTTCCTCGGAGAATACATTGACGCCGAGGGCAGGCTGGTGGTGGACGAGCACCTGCGCGTGGGCAGGCTCAAGAACGTGTTCGCCATCGGCGACATCACTGACGTGCCGGAGGCGAAGCAGGGGTACCTGGCGCAGCGGCACGCCATGGTGGTGTCCCGGAACCTGCGTCTGCTGCTCAGGTCCGCCGGGCCGGAGCATAAGCTGCACCGATACAAGGCCTCGAAGGCCGCCATCACCGTCACGCTTGGCCGCCGCGACGCGGTGTCGGAGCTGCCGTTCATGTCGCTCGTCGGCCACATCCCCGGCGTCGTCAAGCCACGGGACCTCTACGTGTCGCGGACGCGAAGGATGATGGGGATAAAAGGTAGTAGGAACGGGGAATCCTGA